ATGGTCAGGATCTCCCAGTCCTTCTGGAGCAGTTTGCCCGTCTCCGACGAGGGTGTGGCGTTCATGTCGCCGCCCAGGAAAACGGGCTTCCCGGAGTCGCCGTAACGTTCCTTCATCGTTTTGGTGATCAGTTCCACCTGTCCCAGCTGCGCCTCGGAAGAGACATGGTCGAGGTGCGAGGTGCAGATCACGTAATCCTCCATCTCCATGACGACCAGTACGCGCGGCTCGGCGCCCACGCCCTTGGGCAGGGCCACCGAAAACTTATTCACGGCCTTCTTGCGGGTTGTCACGCCCTCGCCGTATTCGCCTCCGTCGTAGGGCATGGCCGCACCGTATTCGAAGTCCCAGCTGCCCATCAGGGATGCGAAATGCTTGAGCTGGTAGACGTGGCGCGTGCGGTTGGTGTTGTTGTCGAGCTCGTTCATGCAGATGGCGTCGGCGTCGATCTCCTTCATCATGTCGGCGATGAGCTGGTAGTCGTCCTTGATGTATTTGTTGAAGATTCCGACATTGTAGGTCACCAGACGTGTCACACCCTCGCCCTTGGAGTTGTCGATCGAGACGTGGGGCGGAATTTCGGTGTCGTAAAACGGTTCGTCCTCCATGCAGGCTGCGGCATTGCAGGCCAGGCCGAGCATCAGCAGGGTCATCAGGTATTTTTTCATGAGTTCCAACATTTTTCGGTTTGTTTTGCGGTTAAAAATTCAGTCCGTCGTTCCATCCGGGGTTCTGGGTCAGGGCGCCGCCCGTCAGCGAGCGGTCGTCGGTCGGAATCGGATAGAAATAGTCGCGGGTTTCGTCCCAGATGCCGGGGTTGTTCTTGTGTGGCGAGATGTAGCCGTGGTCGCCGTCGGAGAAGAGAATGTCCTGGTCGATCACCAGTGTCAGTTTGGCCGTGGTCGAGGGCGTTTCGCCCTTGGTGGCGAAATAGACGTCGGGCGTTCCGTCGCCGTCGATGTCGTACTCGCCCTTGGCGGGGATGTAGAGGCCCAGCAGCGGTTGTTCGAAGGTCTTGCCCTCCTTCCAGCGCATGATGTCGTAGTAGCGGAATCCCTCCATCGCCAGCTCGATGGTGCGTTCGCGGCGGATTTCGAGGATCACCCCCTTGTTCGCACCCGTGACGTTGGGATAGCCGGTCTTCGCATCCGACAGGTAGGGGTCGGGGTTTTTGTTGGCGTCGTCGAGGATCAGGTTGGACATGCCCACACGGTCGCGCAGCCGTTTGACCGAGAGGTTGATGTCCTCCTGCGTGAGGGTTCCCAGCTCGGCCTTGGCCTCGGCGAAATTGAGGTAGACCTCCGCCGAGCGGAAGATCGGCAGGTCGTTGAACGACTTGTTGTAGGCGTCCTGCGCCGTTCCGGTGACGAACTTCACGACGTGGTAGCCGGTGATCGAGTTCGCCAGGTCCGGCGCTAGCTTGGTCGTGGCTCCGATACGCGTGTATCCCGGCGTGCGGATGGTCTGGGCCAGGCGCGGGTCGCGGTTCGAACACTGCTGCTTGAACTCCATGGTTTCCCAGCCGGCCTTGTCCGTGAATCGCGAACCGTCGGCCATCAGGTAGCTGTCGACGATCTTGCGCGTCATGCCCGGTTTGCCGTACGAGGCGCTGATGGTGTAGAAATTGGCGTTGTGGAAGACGCCCAGCGCCGAATTATAGTCGCGAGCGAGGATGACCTCGACGCTCTGCGCGTTCTCCGAGGCGAACAGGTCGCGGTAGCTGGTGGCCGGTCCGGTCGCGGTGTAGAGCGAATAGCCGCTGTTGGTGATGAATTCCTCGGCTGCGTCGGCGGCCTGTTCGAGATACCATTTCCAGTCGTGTTCGTAGCCGTCGATGCCGTGGTACTTGCGGAACGTGCCTTCGAAGAGGCAGAAGCGCGACTTGAGCGCCAGCGCCGTCCATTTCGTCACGCGGTAGAGATCGCGTTCGGCCGGCAGATAGCGGATGGCGAAGTCGATGTCCTCGATCATGCGCTGCATGACGAATTCGCGCGAGTCGCGGGGACGCTTCAGCTCGGGGTCGGCCGAACCGAGGGGCTTGGCATACCAGGGCACGTCGCCGAAGCGCTTCACCTTCTCGAAATAGAAGTAGGCGCGGAAGAAACGGGCCACGGCGTCGTAGCGGTTGCGGATGTCGGTGTCCTTGCAGTTGCCCGAGTATTCGAGCAGGGTGTTGAACTTGCGCAGGTCGGTCCACGTCCAGCCGCCGCCCGAGGCGGGAATCGTGCGGCCGTCGCGCATTTCGGCGGCGATTTCGTTCTTCACGATGTTGTCGTAGCCTTCGTTGTAAAGGCCGTCGCCGGGGAAGATCGTGTAGAAGGTGTTGCTGAAGGCCTGCAACTCGTTTTCGTTCGAGAAGAAGGTCTCGGGCGACATCTGCGCCAGCGGATATTTGTCGAGCCAGTCCTCGCACGACGAAAGCGTCAGGGCGCAGCCTACGGTCAGTATCGATAGAATCTTTTTCATAACTTTTCTCATTTAAGCGGTTAGAAGGTGACGTCCACGCCGAACATGTAGGTCCGCTGCCAGGGGTAGAGACGCAGGTTGCCGTTCGTGGCGGCCATTTCAGGGTCGATGTAATCCGAGCGGATGCCCGACCAGGTAAAGAGGTTTTCGCCCGTGAAGTAGATGCGCAGGCTCTCGATCAGCGCCTTGCGGGTCCATTGCCTGGGCAGCGTGTAGCCCACCGTGAGGTTTTTCAGACGGCAGTAGCCGATGTTTTGCAGGTAGCGGTCGTTGACGGCCGTCAGCTCGCGGTTGGTTCCCTGCAGGGCCGTGTAGCCGCGCGGACGGGGGAAATAGGAGTTCGGATTCTCCTCCGACCAGATCTGCGTGTGGAAGTTCTTGGGGAGGTAGGTGGCGTAGGGACGTGCGTAGGGACCCCAGAAGGCCAGTGCGTTGGCGGCCGGGTACCAGTCCTGGCGGCCGATTCCCTGGAAGAAGATCGAGAAGTCGATGCCTGCCCATTGCAGCGCCAGCGTGGCGCCGTAGTGGTAGCGCGGCTGGCTGTTGCCGATGATTTCGCGGTCGCCCGGATCGTCGACGGTGTTCTTGCCGATGGAGATTACGTTGTTGTCGTCCAGATCGCGGAATTTCAGGTCGCCGGCGCGCAGTCCCTTTTCGGCTCCTGCCGAGGCGTTGATGATCTCGTTCACGGTCGTCTGGTCGACGGGGTAGTTGCGGGCTTCCTCGTCCGAGGCGAACAGTCCGTCGATGCGGTAACCCCAGATTTCGCCCCAGCGCATGCCTTCGTAGTATTTCTTGGCGAAGGAGCGGTCGGGGTTGTCGAACTTGGTGATGTTCGAAACGTAGTCGTTGAAGGTCAGCGTCACGCTGTACGAGAACGGACGGCGCAGCAGCTGGAACTCGTCGCGCCAGTTGAGCGAGAGCTCGTAGCCTTTGGTGCGCAGGTCGGCGCTGTTCATTTTCGGCGAGTCGGCGCCGTAGGTGGCCGGCAGGGCGATGCCCGCGGTGAGCATGTCCTTCGTGTCGCGGATGTAGAAGTCGGCGGAGAAGGCCAGGCGGTTGTTCAGGAAACTCATGTCCACGCCGAGGTTCTTGTGGATGCTTCGCTCCCACGAGAGGTCGGAAGCCACCGGGGCCGAGATGGTCGCCGTGGTGGGCTTGTCGCCGCCGAACAGGTAGTTTTGACTCCCGATCGAGATTTTGCGGATATAGTCGTAATAACCGACGTTCTGGTTGCCCAGTTGGCCGTACGAGAAGCGCAGTTTGAGGTTGTTGAACTGGTCGCGGATGCCGTCGAAGAAGGCCTCTTCCGAGACGCGCCATCCCAGCGAGAACGAGGGGAAGAAGCCCCAGCGCTGCCCGCGCTTGAAGCGCGATGTGCCGTCGTAGCGGCCGCTCGCCTCGACGAGGTATTTGCCCTTGTAGTCGTAGTTCAGACGGCCGAAGAAGCCCATCAGGGCGTATTCGTTCTGACCGCCGCCTACCTCCATGCGTTTTTCGCCGTCGGCGCCCTGTCCCACGAGGTTCAGGTCGTTGAGCGTTTCGGAGAGCAGGTTGTAACCCGTTGCGGCCACGTCCTTGAGGAATTTGGTCTCCCAGTTGAAGCCGACCATCGCCTTGAAGTTGTGGTCCCGGGCGAAGGTGCGTTCGAACGTGCCGTAGAGGTTGGCCTGATAGTAGGTGTGGGTCATGCTCTTTTCATAGAGTTTGTCCTCCATCTTTCCGGACGTGAGCGTGTTTATTTCACCCGGATACTGCGAGTACTCGGTGTTGACCTGACGGTTGGTGTAGCGCGTGGTATTGAACATGTAGGTGAAGTTACCCTTGATCTCCAGCCCTTTGACCGGGGTCCAGGTCAGCTCCGTCGTGGTCGACATGTTGTCCGTATGGTCGTCGTTGGTGTGGCCGTCTTTGTTGAGGATCGTGGGCAGTCCGTCCATGATCTGGTAGTTCGAGAACGACGTGTTGTAGACGCTCGTGCCGTCGGGGTTGACGGGAACGAACGAAGCCAGTCCGTGTACGGTGCTCCACGAGAAGGCCGTATTGACATCGCTCGGGCCGGGGTAGAAGTACTTGTAGTTGTAGTAGCTGGTGTTGTTGCTCACCTTCAGCCACTTGTTGATGTCGAAGGTGATTTTCGACCGGAATGTGATCTTCTGGAGCTTGTCGGGATGCTGGCGAAAAAGTCCCTCCTCGCTGTAATAGCTGCCCGAGAGCAGATAGTCCACACGGTCGTTGCCTCCCGAGAGCGAGATGCTGTGGCTCGTGTTCGGGTGCTCATCCTTGAACAGGTAGTGATACCAGTCGGTGTTGCCGTAGTAGACATAGGTGTCGCGGCCGTCGCGCTGGTCGATCTTGACCCACGGGCGGTCGGGATGCTCCGTGCGGTCGTTGCGGCGCGCCCACAGCTCCATCATGTCCTGTTCGGTGTAGCGCGTGTAGTTGTTTCCGGCGTAGGAGCGCCAGAAGAGGTCGTTGAGGTAGACCGAGTAGTAGCCGCGGGTCTCGTAGTCGGTCGAGGTGGTGGGTTCGTTCCAGCCCCAGCGGCCGCTGTACGAAATGCGGGTCTTGCCCGAGGAGTCGCCGCTCTTGGTCGTCACGAGCACCACGCCGAATGCCGCACGGGCGCCGTAGATGGCCGCCGCCGAAGCGTCCTTGACCACCGAGATCGAGGCCACGTCGTTGGGGTTGATCTTCATCAGGTCGCCTTCGGCGCCGTCGACCAGCACCAGCGGCGAACCGCCGTTGATCGAGGTGATGCCGCGGATGTTGAGGCTGGCCGGATTGCCCGGGCGTCCCGACGAAGTCGAGACCGTGAGTCCCGGGACGGAGCCTTGCAGCATGTGGGCCACCGAAGGCGCCGACCGGTTCTGCAGCTGTTTTTCGTCCACCGTGGCGATGGCGCCCGTGAGGTTCACCTTTTTCTGGGTTCCGTAACCCACGACCACCACGTCCTCCATCTTCACGGCGTCCTCCGTAAGGAACACCTTCACGTTGTTCTGCGTGGCGGGGACGGCGACTTTCTTGCTCACGTAGCCCAGATAGGTGAAGCTGAGCGTTATGTCGGCGTCGGGGACCGTGAGCGTGAAGCTGCCGTTGGCTTCCGTTACCGCACCGCGGGTGTTGTCGCCCACGAGCGTGACGGCCACGCCCGCCAGCGGCGTTTCGGACGAGTCGTTGACGACGCCTGTGATCGTGCGCTGCCGGGCCGGGGACTTGCGGGCCGGGATCAGGGCGATCTGGCGTTCGGTGATGGTGAAGTTCAGCCCTGTCGGGGCGAGCATTTCCTTCAAGGCGGCTGAAATCGGCATTCGCTTCGCCTTGAGGCTCACGTGTTGGGAGAGGTCGGTCTGCTTGGCGTCGTAGAAGAACGTGTAGCGGGTGTTCTTCTCGATGCGGGATATGGCCTCCGAAAGCGGGATGTCCGTGAACTCCATATCGAGCGTCGGTTCCTGCTGCGTCTGGCCGGATACAACCGTCGTACTGCCTGCGACCAGCAGCAAGAGGATTGCAAATAGTCTGAAGTGCATCATGGTTGAAGTTTTAAGTTTGTGGAAAGTTTGCGGCGGCATTGGTCATGGGCCGCTGCGGTAAGGTCGGGTAGGGGGTCGGTTTATCGCTTCATAGGCAATCGGGTTTTTAAAGGTCGTAATGCAGGGTTTATTCGAGTTCGGAAATCGTGACGGTGTTGTCTTCGGCGAACGTGTAGGCGATGGGGTTGATGCGGCTCATGATGCGCAGGATCTCTTCGAGCGGTTCGTTGGTAATGGTGAACGTGTAGGCGTAGTTGTGTGCGAGGGCCGGGGTGATGTGGATTTCGGTGTCGTACCAGCGTGCCATGTAGCGGCAGATTTCGCCCAGCGACTGCCGTTCGAACGCGAGTTTTCCCGCGGCCCAGCAGGATTCCATCGCCACGTTGCCGCGACCGATGACCACTTTGCGCGTGTCGGGGTCGTAGCAGGCGATCTCCCCGGGACGCAGCAGTCTGCGGCTGCCGCGCCCGGTGTCGAGCGACACCGAGCCTTCGACCAGCGAGACCGACACGCAGCGGTCGGCCGCGGTGCGGACGTTGAATTTCGTGCCGTGGACGTTTATTTTCAGCCCTTCGACCTCGACGGTGAAGGGGCGTTCGGAGTCTTTGGCCACCTCGAAGAACCCTTCGCCGCGGAGTTTCACGCGGCGTTCCCCGGCGGCGAAACGGGCGTCGTAGGTGAGCGTCGATCCGCCGTGGAGCCAGACCGTCGAGCCGTCGGCCAGCCGGGCCTGCGACTTGCCTTCGAAGGCGCAGAGCCGCTGTTCCGCCGTCTCTGCGGCGGAGCGGAAGAGGTCGGCGCGGGTTGCGAAAAGGGTCACGGCGACTGCCGCGGCGACAGCTATGGCCATTTGCAGCAGGTGGCTCCGGCGACGTTTCGGGAGCTGGTCCGCATGCGGAATTTCGTAGGTTCCGATCCGTTGCTGCAACTGCCGCCACAGCCGGTCGCGGTCCGGCTCGTAAGCCGCGGCCCGCTGCTGTATTTCGCGCCATACGCGGGTCAGGTTGTTGTAGAAGCGGCGGTTTTCCGCTTCGGCGGCCCATCGGTCGAATTCGCGCTGTTCGGCCTCGCCGAGCGTGCCTTTGAGGGCGCCGACCAGAAGGTCCCAGGTATGGTTGTCCGGATTCATGGTTTGCTGTCGTTTCCATTGTGACACGAAAAATCCGGCCGACCCCTACGGGACAGCCGGATTTTTGCGGAAAATTTTTCAGCGTTCGATTTTCACGTACTCCGCATAGACGATCCGTGTGTGGGGATTGGTCGAGACGATCTCCTGCCGGAGGGCCTTCGTGCCCCAGCGGATGAAGAGGAAACGGCGCGGGATGCGGTGGACCGCCTGGCGCAGGGTGTCGACGCTGCGGATGCGGCAGGCGGCCGAGTCGCGGCCGATGCGTCCTTCGACCGAAATCCACGGGTCGCGCCAGCGGAACATCCGGACGGTGTCGCGTACGGGGAGCGTGTCGTGTATCCGGACGACGACGGTGTCGCGCAGCGGGGTGCGGATTTCGGCGTCGGTGACGGCGACGGCCTTGGCGGCGGCTTCGAGCCTGCGGAGCCGGATGCCGAGGCGCCGGATCTGCTCGGCGTCGGCCGCGCGCAGCGTTTCGAACTCCCCGCACCGCAGCCGGAGGGCCTGCACCGAGGCCGCCTCCGCGCCCAGTCGTGTGCGGTAACGGGTGACGTCGGCCGCCAGGGCCGTCTGGTTTTCGACCAGCCGCCGGTTCTCGGCGCGGTAATGGCGGCAGGTGAAAAACAGCAGTGCGGTTGCAAGAACCGCATACGCAAAGAGGTATTTTTTCACGATTTTCGGGTTTTGGTTCCCCGAAAGATAAGACGGTTGCGTCCGGTCCGGTTTCTATTTTTTCGGAAAAAGACCCTCCATCGCTTCGGCGATGCGTTCGGCGACGAAGGTCATCAGCGGCAGCCCGTCGCAGCGCAAAAGCGAGGTGACGCCCCGGTGGTCGGCGAAGAAAAGTTCGTCGAGCGAGGGCAGGTCGGCGCGTCCGAAGGCCTCTTCGCGCAGTTCCAGCCCTGCGGCCCGAACGGCCAGCATGGCCAGGCGGCGTTCGACGCTTGCGGGGCCGGGGGCCGTCAGGACGGTGCGGCCGGCGATGGCCAGCAGCGGCGCGTCGTCGGCCGAGCGGAGAATTCCCGCGCTGTCGCAGCGCACGGCGACTTCCGCCCCGCGTCGTTCGGCCAGCCTGCGTGCCAGTTGCGCTGCGGCCTCGCGCGCGGAAGTCGGAGCCTCGGAGAGCGTCAGATCGTATCCGACGGTCACGGCTTCGGGCTGAAGGCTCCGGAAGGCGTAGCCGTCGTAGAGCGACACCCCTGCCGGGAGCAGACGTTCCGTGCCGTCGGGGTCCAGTTCGATGCGCACGAAGCCCGACACGCCTGCCGGATAGCGTTCCGCGGCGGAGAGCGTCTCGATACGCTTCGCGAGCCGCTCTGCGGCGGGGGCGTAGGGGCGTCCGAACAGTTCGCGCGACGCGGCGTCGAGCACGGCGATGTGTCCGGCGACGTTGCGCGCGCGGCCCCGGGCCAGATGCACGGTCTGGTATAGGTAGAGACCGGTCAAAGCAGAAAGATTTTCAGCAGCAGTTCGCGCAGCAGTTCGCCGTCCGACGCGCCGCCCGCACCCAGTCCCTTGCTCTTGGCGTCGTATTCGCGCAGCAGCCCGAGGATGTTGAACACCTTGCGGTTGTCCCATCCGGCGGCGTTCTGCTTGATCTCGCCGATGACGAACGTGTTGTTCTTGCGCAGGATGCGCATCAGTTCCGTGTCCGGCGGAAAGGGCCGTCCTTTGTGGCGTGCGAGCCAGCGCAGGTAGTTGACCACGAACAGCTCCTTGAACTGCCCGAACAGCGCCATGA
This Alistipes shahii WAL 8301 DNA region includes the following protein-coding sequences:
- a CDS encoding endonuclease/exonuclease/phosphatase family protein, with translation MKKYLMTLLMLGLACNAAACMEDEPFYDTEIPPHVSIDNSKGEGVTRLVTYNVGIFNKYIKDDYQLIADMMKEIDADAICMNELDNNTNRTRHVYQLKHFASLMGSWDFEYGAAMPYDGGEYGEGVTTRKKAVNKFSVALPKGVGAEPRVLVVMEMEDYVICTSHLDHVSSEAQLGQVELITKTMKERYGDSGKPVFLGGDMNATPSSETGKLLQKDWEILTITGFGTFPSDNPSKCIDYIMQLKGTPKCEVVGSQILRWFKSGDVTKASDHLPVMLDIKLPAKNK
- a CDS encoding RagB/SusD family nutrient uptake outer membrane protein; translation: MKKILSILTVGCALTLSSCEDWLDKYPLAQMSPETFFSNENELQAFSNTFYTIFPGDGLYNEGYDNIVKNEIAAEMRDGRTIPASGGGWTWTDLRKFNTLLEYSGNCKDTDIRNRYDAVARFFRAYFYFEKVKRFGDVPWYAKPLGSADPELKRPRDSREFVMQRMIEDIDFAIRYLPAERDLYRVTKWTALALKSRFCLFEGTFRKYHGIDGYEHDWKWYLEQAADAAEEFITNSGYSLYTATGPATSYRDLFASENAQSVEVILARDYNSALGVFHNANFYTISASYGKPGMTRKIVDSYLMADGSRFTDKAGWETMEFKQQCSNRDPRLAQTIRTPGYTRIGATTKLAPDLANSITGYHVVKFVTGTAQDAYNKSFNDLPIFRSAEVYLNFAEAKAELGTLTQEDINLSVKRLRDRVGMSNLILDDANKNPDPYLSDAKTGYPNVTGANKGVILEIRRERTIELAMEGFRYYDIMRWKEGKTFEQPLLGLYIPAKGEYDIDGDGTPDVYFATKGETPSTTAKLTLVIDQDILFSDGDHGYISPHKNNPGIWDETRDYFYPIPTDDRSLTGGALTQNPGWNDGLNF
- a CDS encoding TonB-dependent receptor, yielding MHFRLFAILLLLVAGSTTVVSGQTQQEPTLDMEFTDIPLSEAISRIEKNTRYTFFYDAKQTDLSQHVSLKAKRMPISAALKEMLAPTGLNFTITERQIALIPARKSPARQRTITGVVNDSSETPLAGVAVTLVGDNTRGAVTEANGSFTLTVPDADITLSFTYLGYVSKKVAVPATQNNVKVFLTEDAVKMEDVVVVGYGTQKKVNLTGAIATVDEKQLQNRSAPSVAHMLQGSVPGLTVSTSSGRPGNPASLNIRGITSINGGSPLVLVDGAEGDLMKINPNDVASISVVKDASAAAIYGARAAFGVVLVTTKSGDSSGKTRISYSGRWGWNEPTTSTDYETRGYYSVYLNDLFWRSYAGNNYTRYTEQDMMELWARRNDRTEHPDRPWVKIDQRDGRDTYVYYGNTDWYHYLFKDEHPNTSHSISLSGGNDRVDYLLSGSYYSEEGLFRQHPDKLQKITFRSKITFDINKWLKVSNNTSYYNYKYFYPGPSDVNTAFSWSTVHGLASFVPVNPDGTSVYNTSFSNYQIMDGLPTILNKDGHTNDDHTDNMSTTTELTWTPVKGLEIKGNFTYMFNTTRYTNRQVNTEYSQYPGEINTLTSGKMEDKLYEKSMTHTYYQANLYGTFERTFARDHNFKAMVGFNWETKFLKDVAATGYNLLSETLNDLNLVGQGADGEKRMEVGGGQNEYALMGFFGRLNYDYKGKYLVEASGRYDGTSRFKRGQRWGFFPSFSLGWRVSEEAFFDGIRDQFNNLKLRFSYGQLGNQNVGYYDYIRKISIGSQNYLFGGDKPTTATISAPVASDLSWERSIHKNLGVDMSFLNNRLAFSADFYIRDTKDMLTAGIALPATYGADSPKMNSADLRTKGYELSLNWRDEFQLLRRPFSYSVTLTFNDYVSNITKFDNPDRSFAKKYYEGMRWGEIWGYRIDGLFASDEEARNYPVDQTTVNEIINASAGAEKGLRAGDLKFRDLDDNNVISIGKNTVDDPGDREIIGNSQPRYHYGATLALQWAGIDFSIFFQGIGRQDWYPAANALAFWGPYARPYATYLPKNFHTQIWSEENPNSYFPRPRGYTALQGTNRELTAVNDRYLQNIGYCRLKNLTVGYTLPRQWTRKALIESLRIYFTGENLFTWSGIRSDYIDPEMAATNGNLRLYPWQRTYMFGVDVTF
- a CDS encoding FecR family protein, whose amino-acid sequence is MNPDNHTWDLLVGALKGTLGEAEQREFDRWAAEAENRRFYNNLTRVWREIQQRAAAYEPDRDRLWRQLQQRIGTYEIPHADQLPKRRRSHLLQMAIAVAAAVAVTLFATRADLFRSAAETAEQRLCAFEGKSQARLADGSTVWLHGGSTLTYDARFAAGERRVKLRGEGFFEVAKDSERPFTVEVEGLKINVHGTKFNVRTAADRCVSVSLVEGSVSLDTGRGSRRLLRPGEIACYDPDTRKVVIGRGNVAMESCWAAGKLAFERQSLGEICRYMARWYDTEIHITPALAHNYAYTFTITNEPLEEILRIMSRINPIAYTFAEDNTVTISELE
- a CDS encoding DUF6549 family protein; this encodes MKKYLFAYAVLATALLFFTCRHYRAENRRLVENQTALAADVTRYRTRLGAEAASVQALRLRCGEFETLRAADAEQIRRLGIRLRRLEAAAKAVAVTDAEIRTPLRDTVVVRIHDTLPVRDTVRMFRWRDPWISVEGRIGRDSAACRIRSVDTLRQAVHRIPRRFLFIRWGTKALRQEIVSTNPHTRIVYAEYVKIER
- a CDS encoding aminotransferase class IV — encoded protein: MTGLYLYQTVHLARGRARNVAGHIAVLDAASRELFGRPYAPAAERLAKRIETLSAAERYPAGVSGFVRIELDPDGTERLLPAGVSLYDGYAFRSLQPEAVTVGYDLTLSEAPTSAREAAAQLARRLAERRGAEVAVRCDSAGILRSADDAPLLAIAGRTVLTAPGPASVERRLAMLAVRAAGLELREEAFGRADLPSLDELFFADHRGVTSLLRCDGLPLMTFVAERIAEAMEGLFPKK